A stretch of the Aegilops tauschii subsp. strangulata cultivar AL8/78 chromosome 4, Aet v6.0, whole genome shotgun sequence genome encodes the following:
- the LOC109733438 gene encoding O-fucosyltransferase 10 isoform X2 codes for MYLSFVINRNHLKKNSLACAPPSHPLASHDPAGALLVMPPAIALASASASASMRGGESAKGTARRPDRVLAARRRRAAVLLLALAYTAAMLVLLLGADGTGLGAGGGRVVVGAPRPRARAPAPPGSVYRSHLVFERLLPEMRALASRPSPAYNMFCNLGDAWHWSSLKLMAPHYKKSGKRWVPCIRKRLTQSALPPSNGFLVIEANGGLNQQRISICDAVAVASLLNATLVSPAFHLNSVWRDSSKFGDIFDEDHFIETLRKHVRVVKELPENVSAQFDHNISSILNMRTKAFSSQSYYLEKVLPKLLELGAVRIAPFSNRLANSVPSNINALRCLANYEALRFSEPIRILADNMVDRMIKKSALTGGKYMSVHLRFEEDMVAFSCCIYDGDWKENIAMENARERGWRGKFRRPGRVINPEANRRNGRCPLAPIEVGMMLRGMGFDNTTSLYVASGKIYNAEKYMTPLRELFPLLQTKETITSPEELAQFKGHSSRLAALDYTVCLRSEAFVMTQGSNFPHFLMGHRRYLYGGHAKTITPDKQKMVLLFDNPDIRWDRFRHLMQDIRRHSESKGFGFRKHSGSIYNLPMPDCMCQQAES; via the exons ATGTATTTGTCGTTCGTGATCAATCGCAACCATCTAAAAAAAAATTCCCTCGCGTGCGCTCCTCCATCACATCCTCTTGCGTCGCATGATCCGGCGGGAGCGCTCTTGGTGATGCCGCCGGCGATCGCTttggcgtcggcgtcggcgtcggcgtcgatgCGCGGCGGCGAAAGCGCGAAGGGTACGGCGCGGCGCCCGGACCGCGTGCTGGCCGCGCGCCGGCGGCGAGCTGCCGTGCTGCTCCTCGCTCTAGCGTACACGGCGGCTATGCTCGTGCTCCTCCTGGGCGCTGACGGCACGGGCCTGGGCGCAGGTGGTGGACGCGTGGTGGTAGGCGCGCCGCGTCCGCGGGCGCGGGCGCCAGCGCCGCCCGGATCGGTGTACCGCAGCCACCTCGTGTTCGAGCGGCTCCTGCCGGAAATGCGCGCCCTCGCCTCTCGTCCTAGCCCG GCCTATAATATGTTCTGCAACTTGGGAGATGCTTGGCATTGGAGCTCTTTAAAG TTAATGGCACCCCATTATAAAAAGTCTGGAAAGAGATGGGTACCTTGCATCAGAAAGAGATTGACACAATCAG CGTTACCACCTTCAAATGGTTTTCTCGTAATTGAAGCAAATGGTGGTCTGAATCAGCAACGCATTTCT ATTTGTGATGCTGTTGCTGTGGCAAGCTTACTTAATGCAACTCTTGTCAGCCCAGCTTTTCATCTGAATAGTGTTTGGCGTGATTCTAG CAAATTTGGTGATATATTTGATGAAGACCATTTTATTGAGACACTCCGAAAACATGTAAGGGTTGTCAAAGAACTTCCTGAAAATGTTTCTGCGCAGTTTGACCATAATATCAGCAGTATACTGAATATGAGAACCAAAGCCTTCTCGTCTCAGAGTTACTACCTAGAAAAGGTGCTTCCGAAACTGTTGGAGCTAGG GGCTGTGCGTATTGCTCCTTTCTCAAATAGATTGGCTAATTCAGTTCCATCAAATATCAATGCGTTGAGATGTTTGGCAAACTATGAGGCATTGAGATTTTCTGAACCCATAAGAATTCTTGCAGATAACATGGTTGACCGAATGATCAAGAAGAGTGCTTTGACTGGTGGGAAGTACATGTCAGTTCATCTTCGCTTTGAAGAG GATATGGTAGCTTTCTCATGCTGTATATATGACGGTGACTGGAAGGAGAATATTGCAATGGAGAATGCTCGTGAAAGGGGATGGAGAGGGAAGTTTCGCCGACCAGGTCGAGTGATAAATCCCGAGGCCAACCGGAGGAATGGGAGATGTCCTTTAGCTCCTATAGAG GTTGGAATGATGCTGCGTGGCATGGGGTTTGATAATACTACCTCACTCTATGTTGCCTCCGGTAAAATATACAATGCTGAGAAGTATATGACTCCTCTTCGCGAGTTGTTTCCACTTCTACAAACAAAGGAAACAATCACTTCACCTGAGGAGCTTGCACAGTTCAAG GGGCATTCATCCAGACTGGCAGCATTGGACTACACAGTCTGTCTACGGAGCGAAGCCTTTGTAATGACTCAAGGAAGCAATTTCCCTCATTTCCTGATGGGACACAGGCGTTATTTGTATGGGGGGCATGCAAAGACAATAACACCGGATAAACAGAAAATGGTGCTACTCTTTGACAACCCGGATATCAG ATGGGATCGGTTCAGGCACCTCATGCAGGATATTCGTCGCCACAGTGAATCGAAAGGTTTCGGGTTCAGGAAACATAGTGGATCGATATACAACCTCCCGATGCCCGACTGCATGTGTCAGCAAGCTGAATCATGA
- the LOC109733438 gene encoding O-fucosyltransferase 9 isoform X1: MYLSFVINRNHLKKNSLACAPPSHPLASHDPAGALLVMPPAIALASASASASMRGGESAKGTARRPDRVLAARRRRAAVLLLALAYTAAMLVLLLGADGTGLGAGGGRVVVGAPRPRARAPAPPGSVYRSHLVFERLLPEMRALASRPSPAYNMFCNLGDAWHWSSLKLMAPHYKKSGKRWVPCIRKRLTQSALPPSNGFLVIEANGGLNQQRISICDAVAVASLLNATLVSPAFHLNSVWRDSRRIILLCSCIISFSKFGDIFDEDHFIETLRKHVRVVKELPENVSAQFDHNISSILNMRTKAFSSQSYYLEKVLPKLLELGAVRIAPFSNRLANSVPSNINALRCLANYEALRFSEPIRILADNMVDRMIKKSALTGGKYMSVHLRFEEDMVAFSCCIYDGDWKENIAMENARERGWRGKFRRPGRVINPEANRRNGRCPLAPIEVGMMLRGMGFDNTTSLYVASGKIYNAEKYMTPLRELFPLLQTKETITSPEELAQFKGHSSRLAALDYTVCLRSEAFVMTQGSNFPHFLMGHRRYLYGGHAKTITPDKQKMVLLFDNPDIRWDRFRHLMQDIRRHSESKGFGFRKHSGSIYNLPMPDCMCQQAES; the protein is encoded by the exons ATGTATTTGTCGTTCGTGATCAATCGCAACCATCTAAAAAAAAATTCCCTCGCGTGCGCTCCTCCATCACATCCTCTTGCGTCGCATGATCCGGCGGGAGCGCTCTTGGTGATGCCGCCGGCGATCGCTttggcgtcggcgtcggcgtcggcgtcgatgCGCGGCGGCGAAAGCGCGAAGGGTACGGCGCGGCGCCCGGACCGCGTGCTGGCCGCGCGCCGGCGGCGAGCTGCCGTGCTGCTCCTCGCTCTAGCGTACACGGCGGCTATGCTCGTGCTCCTCCTGGGCGCTGACGGCACGGGCCTGGGCGCAGGTGGTGGACGCGTGGTGGTAGGCGCGCCGCGTCCGCGGGCGCGGGCGCCAGCGCCGCCCGGATCGGTGTACCGCAGCCACCTCGTGTTCGAGCGGCTCCTGCCGGAAATGCGCGCCCTCGCCTCTCGTCCTAGCCCG GCCTATAATATGTTCTGCAACTTGGGAGATGCTTGGCATTGGAGCTCTTTAAAG TTAATGGCACCCCATTATAAAAAGTCTGGAAAGAGATGGGTACCTTGCATCAGAAAGAGATTGACACAATCAG CGTTACCACCTTCAAATGGTTTTCTCGTAATTGAAGCAAATGGTGGTCTGAATCAGCAACGCATTTCT ATTTGTGATGCTGTTGCTGTGGCAAGCTTACTTAATGCAACTCTTGTCAGCCCAGCTTTTCATCTGAATAGTGTTTGGCGTGATTCTAG AAGGATAATTCTTCTTTGTTCCTGCATAATTTCTTTCAGCAAATTTGGTGATATATTTGATGAAGACCATTTTATTGAGACACTCCGAAAACATGTAAGGGTTGTCAAAGAACTTCCTGAAAATGTTTCTGCGCAGTTTGACCATAATATCAGCAGTATACTGAATATGAGAACCAAAGCCTTCTCGTCTCAGAGTTACTACCTAGAAAAGGTGCTTCCGAAACTGTTGGAGCTAGG GGCTGTGCGTATTGCTCCTTTCTCAAATAGATTGGCTAATTCAGTTCCATCAAATATCAATGCGTTGAGATGTTTGGCAAACTATGAGGCATTGAGATTTTCTGAACCCATAAGAATTCTTGCAGATAACATGGTTGACCGAATGATCAAGAAGAGTGCTTTGACTGGTGGGAAGTACATGTCAGTTCATCTTCGCTTTGAAGAG GATATGGTAGCTTTCTCATGCTGTATATATGACGGTGACTGGAAGGAGAATATTGCAATGGAGAATGCTCGTGAAAGGGGATGGAGAGGGAAGTTTCGCCGACCAGGTCGAGTGATAAATCCCGAGGCCAACCGGAGGAATGGGAGATGTCCTTTAGCTCCTATAGAG GTTGGAATGATGCTGCGTGGCATGGGGTTTGATAATACTACCTCACTCTATGTTGCCTCCGGTAAAATATACAATGCTGAGAAGTATATGACTCCTCTTCGCGAGTTGTTTCCACTTCTACAAACAAAGGAAACAATCACTTCACCTGAGGAGCTTGCACAGTTCAAG GGGCATTCATCCAGACTGGCAGCATTGGACTACACAGTCTGTCTACGGAGCGAAGCCTTTGTAATGACTCAAGGAAGCAATTTCCCTCATTTCCTGATGGGACACAGGCGTTATTTGTATGGGGGGCATGCAAAGACAATAACACCGGATAAACAGAAAATGGTGCTACTCTTTGACAACCCGGATATCAG ATGGGATCGGTTCAGGCACCTCATGCAGGATATTCGTCGCCACAGTGAATCGAAAGGTTTCGGGTTCAGGAAACATAGTGGATCGATATACAACCTCCCGATGCCCGACTGCATGTGTCAGCAAGCTGAATCATGA
- the LOC109733438 gene encoding O-fucosyltransferase 9 isoform X4: protein MYLSFVINRNHLKKNSLACAPPSHPLASHDPAGALLVMPPAIALASASASASMRGGESAKGTARRPDRVLAARRRRAAVLLLALAYTAAMLVLLLGADGTGLGAGGGRVVVGAPRPRARAPAPPGSVYRSHLVFERLLPEMRALASRPSPLMAPHYKKSGKRWVPCIRKRLTQSALPPSNGFLVIEANGGLNQQRISICDAVAVASLLNATLVSPAFHLNSVWRDSSKFGDIFDEDHFIETLRKHVRVVKELPENVSAQFDHNISSILNMRTKAFSSQSYYLEKVLPKLLELGAVRIAPFSNRLANSVPSNINALRCLANYEALRFSEPIRILADNMVDRMIKKSALTGGKYMSVHLRFEEDMVAFSCCIYDGDWKENIAMENARERGWRGKFRRPGRVINPEANRRNGRCPLAPIEVGMMLRGMGFDNTTSLYVASGKIYNAEKYMTPLRELFPLLQTKETITSPEELAQFKGHSSRLAALDYTVCLRSEAFVMTQGSNFPHFLMGHRRYLYGGHAKTITPDKQKMVLLFDNPDIRWDRFRHLMQDIRRHSESKGFGFRKHSGSIYNLPMPDCMCQQAES from the exons ATGTATTTGTCGTTCGTGATCAATCGCAACCATCTAAAAAAAAATTCCCTCGCGTGCGCTCCTCCATCACATCCTCTTGCGTCGCATGATCCGGCGGGAGCGCTCTTGGTGATGCCGCCGGCGATCGCTttggcgtcggcgtcggcgtcggcgtcgatgCGCGGCGGCGAAAGCGCGAAGGGTACGGCGCGGCGCCCGGACCGCGTGCTGGCCGCGCGCCGGCGGCGAGCTGCCGTGCTGCTCCTCGCTCTAGCGTACACGGCGGCTATGCTCGTGCTCCTCCTGGGCGCTGACGGCACGGGCCTGGGCGCAGGTGGTGGACGCGTGGTGGTAGGCGCGCCGCGTCCGCGGGCGCGGGCGCCAGCGCCGCCCGGATCGGTGTACCGCAGCCACCTCGTGTTCGAGCGGCTCCTGCCGGAAATGCGCGCCCTCGCCTCTCGTCCTAGCCCG TTAATGGCACCCCATTATAAAAAGTCTGGAAAGAGATGGGTACCTTGCATCAGAAAGAGATTGACACAATCAG CGTTACCACCTTCAAATGGTTTTCTCGTAATTGAAGCAAATGGTGGTCTGAATCAGCAACGCATTTCT ATTTGTGATGCTGTTGCTGTGGCAAGCTTACTTAATGCAACTCTTGTCAGCCCAGCTTTTCATCTGAATAGTGTTTGGCGTGATTCTAG CAAATTTGGTGATATATTTGATGAAGACCATTTTATTGAGACACTCCGAAAACATGTAAGGGTTGTCAAAGAACTTCCTGAAAATGTTTCTGCGCAGTTTGACCATAATATCAGCAGTATACTGAATATGAGAACCAAAGCCTTCTCGTCTCAGAGTTACTACCTAGAAAAGGTGCTTCCGAAACTGTTGGAGCTAGG GGCTGTGCGTATTGCTCCTTTCTCAAATAGATTGGCTAATTCAGTTCCATCAAATATCAATGCGTTGAGATGTTTGGCAAACTATGAGGCATTGAGATTTTCTGAACCCATAAGAATTCTTGCAGATAACATGGTTGACCGAATGATCAAGAAGAGTGCTTTGACTGGTGGGAAGTACATGTCAGTTCATCTTCGCTTTGAAGAG GATATGGTAGCTTTCTCATGCTGTATATATGACGGTGACTGGAAGGAGAATATTGCAATGGAGAATGCTCGTGAAAGGGGATGGAGAGGGAAGTTTCGCCGACCAGGTCGAGTGATAAATCCCGAGGCCAACCGGAGGAATGGGAGATGTCCTTTAGCTCCTATAGAG GTTGGAATGATGCTGCGTGGCATGGGGTTTGATAATACTACCTCACTCTATGTTGCCTCCGGTAAAATATACAATGCTGAGAAGTATATGACTCCTCTTCGCGAGTTGTTTCCACTTCTACAAACAAAGGAAACAATCACTTCACCTGAGGAGCTTGCACAGTTCAAG GGGCATTCATCCAGACTGGCAGCATTGGACTACACAGTCTGTCTACGGAGCGAAGCCTTTGTAATGACTCAAGGAAGCAATTTCCCTCATTTCCTGATGGGACACAGGCGTTATTTGTATGGGGGGCATGCAAAGACAATAACACCGGATAAACAGAAAATGGTGCTACTCTTTGACAACCCGGATATCAG ATGGGATCGGTTCAGGCACCTCATGCAGGATATTCGTCGCCACAGTGAATCGAAAGGTTTCGGGTTCAGGAAACATAGTGGATCGATATACAACCTCCCGATGCCCGACTGCATGTGTCAGCAAGCTGAATCATGA
- the LOC109733438 gene encoding O-fucosyltransferase 9 isoform X3, translating to MYLSFVINRNHLKKNSLACAPPSHPLASHDPAGALLVMPPAIALASASASASMRGGESAKGTARRPDRVLAARRRRAAVLLLALAYTAAMLVLLLGADGTGLGAGGGRVVVGAPRPRARAPAPPGSVYRSHLVFERLLPEMRALASRPSPLMAPHYKKSGKRWVPCIRKRLTQSALPPSNGFLVIEANGGLNQQRISICDAVAVASLLNATLVSPAFHLNSVWRDSRRIILLCSCIISFSKFGDIFDEDHFIETLRKHVRVVKELPENVSAQFDHNISSILNMRTKAFSSQSYYLEKVLPKLLELGAVRIAPFSNRLANSVPSNINALRCLANYEALRFSEPIRILADNMVDRMIKKSALTGGKYMSVHLRFEEDMVAFSCCIYDGDWKENIAMENARERGWRGKFRRPGRVINPEANRRNGRCPLAPIEVGMMLRGMGFDNTTSLYVASGKIYNAEKYMTPLRELFPLLQTKETITSPEELAQFKGHSSRLAALDYTVCLRSEAFVMTQGSNFPHFLMGHRRYLYGGHAKTITPDKQKMVLLFDNPDIRWDRFRHLMQDIRRHSESKGFGFRKHSGSIYNLPMPDCMCQQAES from the exons ATGTATTTGTCGTTCGTGATCAATCGCAACCATCTAAAAAAAAATTCCCTCGCGTGCGCTCCTCCATCACATCCTCTTGCGTCGCATGATCCGGCGGGAGCGCTCTTGGTGATGCCGCCGGCGATCGCTttggcgtcggcgtcggcgtcggcgtcgatgCGCGGCGGCGAAAGCGCGAAGGGTACGGCGCGGCGCCCGGACCGCGTGCTGGCCGCGCGCCGGCGGCGAGCTGCCGTGCTGCTCCTCGCTCTAGCGTACACGGCGGCTATGCTCGTGCTCCTCCTGGGCGCTGACGGCACGGGCCTGGGCGCAGGTGGTGGACGCGTGGTGGTAGGCGCGCCGCGTCCGCGGGCGCGGGCGCCAGCGCCGCCCGGATCGGTGTACCGCAGCCACCTCGTGTTCGAGCGGCTCCTGCCGGAAATGCGCGCCCTCGCCTCTCGTCCTAGCCCG TTAATGGCACCCCATTATAAAAAGTCTGGAAAGAGATGGGTACCTTGCATCAGAAAGAGATTGACACAATCAG CGTTACCACCTTCAAATGGTTTTCTCGTAATTGAAGCAAATGGTGGTCTGAATCAGCAACGCATTTCT ATTTGTGATGCTGTTGCTGTGGCAAGCTTACTTAATGCAACTCTTGTCAGCCCAGCTTTTCATCTGAATAGTGTTTGGCGTGATTCTAG AAGGATAATTCTTCTTTGTTCCTGCATAATTTCTTTCAGCAAATTTGGTGATATATTTGATGAAGACCATTTTATTGAGACACTCCGAAAACATGTAAGGGTTGTCAAAGAACTTCCTGAAAATGTTTCTGCGCAGTTTGACCATAATATCAGCAGTATACTGAATATGAGAACCAAAGCCTTCTCGTCTCAGAGTTACTACCTAGAAAAGGTGCTTCCGAAACTGTTGGAGCTAGG GGCTGTGCGTATTGCTCCTTTCTCAAATAGATTGGCTAATTCAGTTCCATCAAATATCAATGCGTTGAGATGTTTGGCAAACTATGAGGCATTGAGATTTTCTGAACCCATAAGAATTCTTGCAGATAACATGGTTGACCGAATGATCAAGAAGAGTGCTTTGACTGGTGGGAAGTACATGTCAGTTCATCTTCGCTTTGAAGAG GATATGGTAGCTTTCTCATGCTGTATATATGACGGTGACTGGAAGGAGAATATTGCAATGGAGAATGCTCGTGAAAGGGGATGGAGAGGGAAGTTTCGCCGACCAGGTCGAGTGATAAATCCCGAGGCCAACCGGAGGAATGGGAGATGTCCTTTAGCTCCTATAGAG GTTGGAATGATGCTGCGTGGCATGGGGTTTGATAATACTACCTCACTCTATGTTGCCTCCGGTAAAATATACAATGCTGAGAAGTATATGACTCCTCTTCGCGAGTTGTTTCCACTTCTACAAACAAAGGAAACAATCACTTCACCTGAGGAGCTTGCACAGTTCAAG GGGCATTCATCCAGACTGGCAGCATTGGACTACACAGTCTGTCTACGGAGCGAAGCCTTTGTAATGACTCAAGGAAGCAATTTCCCTCATTTCCTGATGGGACACAGGCGTTATTTGTATGGGGGGCATGCAAAGACAATAACACCGGATAAACAGAAAATGGTGCTACTCTTTGACAACCCGGATATCAG ATGGGATCGGTTCAGGCACCTCATGCAGGATATTCGTCGCCACAGTGAATCGAAAGGTTTCGGGTTCAGGAAACATAGTGGATCGATATACAACCTCCCGATGCCCGACTGCATGTGTCAGCAAGCTGAATCATGA